TATCCACGATGTTTCATGGGTCAGAGACTCCATTTCACTTTTCAGGCTCTCCGTCACTTGAGCCATCCCTCTGAACTGATAGGATATGATGGAACGGTTGCTTCCGGCATTCCCATACAGATTCGCCAGTCTGTCATACACCCGATAATGTTCTTCCAGCACCTTAAGAAGCTGCTGTTTATTCTTCATATCACAATATGTATTATCCTTCCTGATGGCGGAAAAGGTCTTTTTTATTTCCGCCAGGTATTTCCTTGGGATCAGAGCCATTGCAGCAGATGCTGCAAGTGGCTCGTAGGGAGGAATAAATAATTCAGGATAAGTAGTAATCATTCCCAGGACCAGACAAGCACCGCTAAAGCAAATGGCTGCCATAATCTTGCTTTCCTGCGAAAATACGCCTGCAGTGAAGCCACCGGCTAAAAATACCATAACAATAGCCGGAGTGAAGCCGGTACAAAAAACCAAACAAATTGCTGAGCTTGTCCCGGCGATAAGCCCCGCCCCTATACCGCCGCCAAACCCGGCTACCAGGGTAATGAACAGACCGCCCATCAACGGCAGAGACAGCTTTGCGGGATCCAATGCCCATATGCCCGTCCCGCACAGGATCAGAACCCCTACAGCAGCTGTGGCACCTATGGCCTTTTCCACGCCCAGCTCGCTTCGCTTTTCTATTTGTATTTCACTGTGCTTGACCAAGTTCATAAAAGTAAAGAACGTATTAAAGGTAAAAATAAGGACAAAGATCAATAAGACCTCCGACAGAAGCATAAAAATGCTCAGCCGATAAAACATGTGTTTCAATATGTAATAGGAGCAGTTGCAGGTAATGGTCAGAATAGCCGCCATGACGGCTCTGGCAGGCAGGTCGATCCGGCGGTTTCCGAACACTGTAAAGGCTATGGTGCACAATACCAGTGCCATAAGATCCCCATAAAATAGATAATTGCTTCCGTAATATGTAATGCTTCCCAGTACCATTGGCAGAACCAGATATAAATTCAGCCGATTTCTGTATATGAGAACGGTTACCAGCGCCACTCCGCAGGGAAACAAGCTATTCAACACCACGACTCTGCATACCAGAAAAGACAGGACGACCAGTCCTGCAATCTGAGCCAGTCCGGCCGTAACCTTTTCCCTCGATTTCACCATTTCCATCCTTACACCCCGCTATTCTTTAAGAACCTGTCCAAATTTCACTTTATTGTTACATTATAGCGGCAAGCGGGCATAAAATTTGTCTGAACCTGTAGCGAATACCCGGAAAGATTCTATTTTTTCGTCTTTTTTCTGACAGATTAACAAAAAAAAGACTCGTTTATGAGTCTTTTTTTTAGCATTTGTACGTATCTGCTTTTTTTCGTTAATTTTTATTCAACGTGTTGAACAGAATCGCTGCTGTTTCCGCATGGGTCAACGGA
This region of Aminipila luticellarii genomic DNA includes:
- a CDS encoding SpoIIE family protein phosphatase; the encoded protein is MEMVKSREKVTAGLAQIAGLVVLSFLVCRVVVLNSLFPCGVALVTVLIYRNRLNLYLVLPMVLGSITYYGSNYLFYGDLMALVLCTIAFTVFGNRRIDLPARAVMAAILTITCNCSYYILKHMFYRLSIFMLLSEVLLIFVLIFTFNTFFTFMNLVKHSEIQIEKRSELGVEKAIGATAAVGVLILCGTGIWALDPAKLSLPLMGGLFITLVAGFGGGIGAGLIAGTSSAICLVFCTGFTPAIVMVFLAGGFTAGVFSQESKIMAAICFSGACLVLGMITTYPELFIPPYEPLAASAAMALIPRKYLAEIKKTFSAIRKDNTYCDMKNKQQLLKVLEEHYRVYDRLANLYGNAGSNRSIISYQFRGMAQVTESLKSEMESLTHETSWIEAQPKFQVKAAHAAYGQIAGISGDSFQYRNISKTEYGILISDGMGKGKAASAESSLAVSTLMDLIGSGFDVELALKTVNNILLQQEGDEIFSTVDLGLIDRMGGKLRLFKIGAAATFVKRGEKVAAVKVAALPMGIVDGLHIDFINVRLRPGDQIIMISDGVSDANRQDLEMSWLKEVIRSIKSTDPQTVSDLIMNRAVEAYGIREKDDMTVITAVLE